A part of Alkalinema sp. FACHB-956 genomic DNA contains:
- a CDS encoding circularly permuted type 2 ATP-grasp protein: protein MKFEDYDPGDFYDELFVAKGQPRSEALPLIQRIDSLPMAELQRRQTAAQITLFKMGVTFNVYSDNQGTERIFPFDMIPRIIAMEEWNFLERGLKQRIYALNCFLQDVYSDQKIIYDGIIPRELIESASGFHPVCMGVKPPAGIWCHITGTDLVRDRDGQWFVLEDNLRCPSGVSYVLENRRVMKSTFPQVFEKMKICPVEEYPGQLLETLFNLVPEHLPDPTVALLTPGSYNSAYFEHSFLAQQMGVELVEGRDLVVADGYLQMRTTKGLKRVDVLYRRLDDDFIDPQAFRPESMLGVPGLMEVYRHGRLGLANALGTGVADDKVIYAFVPDMIRYYLNEDPILSNVPTYLCWEPKQQDHVLANLDKLVVKAANESGGYGMLVGPHATPAEREAFAEKIKANPRNYIAQPTLNLSRVPTLMGDQFEGCHVDLRPYILYGKEIYVNPGGLTRVALKKGSLVVNSSQGGGSKDTWVVCD from the coding sequence GTGAAATTTGAAGATTACGATCCAGGCGATTTTTATGATGAATTATTCGTTGCCAAGGGGCAACCCCGATCGGAAGCCCTTCCGCTGATTCAGCGGATTGACTCCCTCCCCATGGCAGAACTCCAAAGACGCCAAACCGCCGCCCAAATCACGTTGTTTAAAATGGGCGTTACTTTTAACGTCTACAGCGATAACCAGGGTACCGAACGCATTTTTCCCTTTGATATGATTCCTCGCATCATTGCCATGGAGGAATGGAATTTTCTAGAACGGGGATTAAAACAACGGATTTATGCTCTCAACTGCTTTTTGCAAGATGTTTACAGCGATCAAAAAATTATTTACGATGGCATCATTCCTCGGGAGTTAATTGAATCTGCCAGTGGCTTTCATCCTGTTTGTATGGGCGTTAAACCACCTGCTGGCATTTGGTGTCACATTACAGGGACGGATCTCGTTCGCGATCGGGATGGGCAGTGGTTCGTTTTGGAAGATAATCTGCGCTGCCCTTCTGGGGTGTCCTATGTCTTGGAAAATCGCCGGGTGATGAAGAGCACCTTTCCCCAGGTGTTTGAAAAGATGAAAATCTGTCCTGTTGAGGAATATCCTGGCCAACTGCTGGAAACCTTGTTTAACTTGGTTCCAGAGCATTTACCTGATCCCACTGTCGCACTGCTCACGCCTGGAAGTTATAACTCAGCCTACTTTGAGCATTCCTTCCTAGCCCAGCAAATGGGGGTGGAACTGGTTGAAGGCCGGGATCTCGTCGTGGCGGATGGCTACCTGCAAATGCGCACCACCAAGGGATTGAAGCGTGTGGATGTGCTGTATCGGCGTTTGGATGATGATTTTATCGATCCCCAAGCATTCCGACCAGAGTCGATGCTGGGAGTGCCGGGGCTGATGGAGGTCTATCGCCATGGTCGCCTAGGGTTGGCCAATGCCTTGGGGACGGGTGTGGCAGATGACAAGGTCATCTATGCATTCGTACCGGACATGATCCGCTACTACCTCAATGAAGACCCCATTTTGTCCAACGTCCCGACCTACCTGTGCTGGGAACCCAAACAGCAAGACCATGTGCTGGCGAACTTAGACAAACTGGTGGTGAAAGCAGCTAACGAATCCGGTGGATATGGAATGCTAGTCGGCCCCCATGCCACCCCCGCAGAACGGGAAGCCTTTGCTGAAAAAATTAAAGCCAATCCCCGCAATTACATTGCCCAACCCACCCTGAACCTATCTAGGGTGCCCACGTTGATGGGAGACCAATTTGAGGGGTGTCATGTGGATCTGCGGCCCTACATTCTCTACGGCAAAGAGATTTACGTGAATCCGGGCGGCCTCACCCGCGTTGCCCTGAAGAAAGGCTCTCTAGTCGTCAATTCCTCCCAGGGGGGCGGCAGCAAGGATACTTGGGTCGTCTGCGATTAG
- a CDS encoding transglutaminase family protein, translating into MHYRIFHTTVYQYSKPVTLQPHLLRLRPRSDGWQTLHDFSVTVTPEPQAVSALSDLDGNALLKVWFDPSQSVEQLTIATQSHVETHQANPFVYLLEPWAIELPFDYPKSLWSQLQPYLGRAEGQASLDPVAVELAQEVDQAANGNITEFLHQLNQRIYTECQYTIRETGHPFAAGVTWRDKKGSCRDFAVLFMEVCRSVGLATRFVSGYQEGDPDSNDRHLHAWVEVYLPGAGWRGYDPTHGLVVGDRHIALVASAIPGHTAPVAGRVHCFGGAQSELSYQLKIHVSDQ; encoded by the coding sequence GTGCACTACAGAATTTTCCACACTACGGTTTACCAGTACAGTAAGCCGGTTACCTTACAGCCCCATCTGCTGCGATTACGACCCCGATCGGACGGATGGCAAACGCTGCACGACTTTAGCGTAACCGTCACACCGGAACCCCAGGCCGTCTCTGCCTTGAGCGATTTGGACGGAAACGCGCTGCTGAAAGTCTGGTTCGATCCCAGTCAATCGGTCGAACAATTGACGATCGCTACCCAGTCCCACGTTGAAACCCATCAGGCCAATCCCTTTGTTTACTTGCTAGAGCCCTGGGCGATCGAACTGCCGTTTGACTATCCCAAATCCCTTTGGAGCCAATTGCAACCGTACCTAGGCCGCGCTGAGGGACAAGCCAGTCTCGATCCCGTGGCGGTGGAACTCGCACAGGAAGTGGATCAGGCAGCCAATGGCAATATCACCGAGTTCCTGCATCAACTGAATCAGCGAATTTATACCGAATGTCAGTACACCATTCGCGAAACGGGGCATCCCTTTGCGGCAGGCGTGACTTGGCGGGACAAGAAGGGTTCCTGCCGAGATTTTGCGGTGCTGTTTATGGAAGTTTGCCGATCGGTGGGCTTGGCAACCCGCTTTGTTAGTGGCTACCAGGAAGGGGATCCGGATTCCAACGATCGCCATCTCCATGCCTGGGTGGAAGTCTATCTACCCGGTGCTGGCTGGCGTGGCTACGATCCAACCCATGGCCTCGTCGTGGGCGATCGGCATATTGCGTTAGTGGCCAGTGCCATTCCTGGCCATACCGCGCCTGTAGCAGGACGGGTACACTGCTTCGGGGGCGCGCAGTCTGAGCTATCCTACCAGTTGAAGATTCACGTTTCTGACCAATAG
- a CDS encoding alpha-E domain-containing protein, translating into MLSRVANSIYWLNRYIERAENIARFVEVNLNLLLDSPAGMTQQWDPVIATTGDAKLFRERYGEATEENVIQFLTFDREYSNSILSCLQLARENARSVREIISSEMWQQINAFYHLVQDTAKAGSMGDWFAFFEEVKSASHLFIGIADATMTHNEGWHFGQIGRFLERADKTSRILDVKYFILLPSVRDVGSALDELQWMALLKSASAYEMYRKRGAHRITPTSVAEFLLLDRDFPRSIRYCVQQAERSLQEITGTPRGTWNSPVERTLGKLRADLDYLVIDEVIDSGLHEFLDSIQSRTNAVDTSIYETFFALQPM; encoded by the coding sequence ATGTTAAGTCGCGTTGCAAATTCGATTTACTGGCTCAATCGCTACATTGAACGGGCAGAAAATATTGCACGGTTTGTTGAAGTGAATCTCAACCTATTGCTCGATTCACCCGCAGGGATGACCCAGCAGTGGGATCCCGTCATTGCAACAACAGGAGATGCCAAGTTATTTCGGGAACGCTATGGCGAAGCGACGGAAGAAAACGTGATCCAGTTTTTGACGTTTGATCGCGAATATTCCAACTCGATTTTGTCTTGCTTGCAACTCGCGCGGGAAAATGCCCGATCGGTGCGCGAAATTATTTCTTCGGAAATGTGGCAGCAGATCAACGCCTTCTATCACTTAGTGCAGGACACCGCCAAGGCGGGATCGATGGGAGACTGGTTTGCCTTTTTTGAGGAAGTGAAGTCAGCCAGTCATTTATTTATCGGGATTGCCGATGCCACCATGACCCATAACGAAGGCTGGCATTTTGGGCAAATTGGCCGATTCCTGGAACGGGCAGACAAAACTTCGCGGATTTTGGATGTGAAATATTTCATTCTGCTGCCATCGGTGCGGGATGTGGGTTCGGCCTTGGATGAGTTGCAGTGGATGGCCTTGCTCAAATCAGCCAGTGCCTATGAAATGTATCGCAAGCGCGGTGCCCACCGGATCACCCCGACCTCCGTGGCAGAGTTTCTGCTACTCGATCGCGACTTTCCTCGATCGATTCGCTATTGTGTGCAACAGGCCGAGCGATCGCTTCAGGAGATTACCGGAACCCCACGCGGCACCTGGAACAGTCCCGTGGAGCGGACCCTCGGCAAACTGCGGGCAGACCTGGATTACCTGGTGATTGACGAAGTGATTGATAGTGGCTTACATGAATTTCTAGATAGCATTCAATCGCGCACCAATGCGGTGGACACTAGCATTTACGAAACGTTTTTTGCGTTACAACCCATGTAA